The Terriglobus roseus region GCGCATGTTCCTCCCCGACGCAGAAGAAGTTACCTGCAAGCGCGCCGGCGAAGGCAAGATGTTGCTCGATATTGCCCACCTAGTGGACAAGAAGCACATCGAGCGCTACCAGAACAAGTACTCCACCGCCATGGACATGCTGAAGGACTGCCGTATGCAGCTCTCCGGCCCGTGGCCTCCGTATCACTTCGTGCAACGGCACCAGCCGCCGCACAACTCAGCCAACTAACAGGTTGGTCCTTAACAAAGAAAGCCCGCTTAAACGAGCGGGCTTTCCTACTTTGCAATCTTCATCTCTCAAGTACGGTAAGCCGGTCCACGGTCAGCTCTCGGATATGCAACGAATCGATACGCGCTTCAAGAATCCGTAACCGACGAATAGCCAGCGCTCCAACCGCAACAGCACCAATTGCGACTGCACCTACTGCCAACGCGCCAATTGCAAGAGAACCGGTGGCCATGGTTCCCACAGCAAGTGCGCCGCAGGACTCTTTCTTCCGTAGAGCCATACCGCACCTCCTTTTTGGTTTGAACTGACTAAGCGTTGCCTGCCGTGGGCCCAACTGCTGCCACAGTCTTCTTACGGCTCATGAGGCGGCTGCGCTTCTTACGCGATACCTGGCTGGCGTGATCCAACTTGCTCCAGAAAGCAACGAAGTAATCGATCGCGCTCAGGATGGATACAAACGTCATCCAGTAGATAGCGGTCACCGCGATGATGTGCACCGGAACAAAGAACCATCCGGTGTCATTTCGCCATCCCGGACCAACCCACCAGGCGTTCCATCCGCGATCAAGAATTGCAGCGACTACCGAAACTATTTGCAGCACCGTCTTCAGCTTGCCAACTTCACTGGCGTCGATTGTGAACCCTTCGTTTGCGGCAATCGAACGGAGACCGCTGACCAGGAACTCGCGACCAATGACCAGCACCGCGATCCAGGGTTTCACAACGTGCGGATTGAAGCTGACAAGGCAAACATATCCGGCCGTCACCAGCATCTTGTCCGCCAGCGGGTCCAGCAACATACCGATAGTAGTGATCTGTCCGCGTTTACGGGCAAGGTAGCCGTCCAACCCATCCGTGATGGCCGCCAGAATAAACAGCAGCGACGCAGCCACTTCCTGCGCATGCCCCGTGATCGGCGAGCTTGCGGAGAGCAGCCAGATAAGCAGCGGAAGGCAAGCTATCCGGCTCATCGTAATGGAATTGGGCAGATTCAAACGGAATGTACCTGGCCGCAATCAGGCACCATGCCCGACAGCGACGTCAACATGATTCTTGCACAAGGAACCCAAAAGCAGAACGTAGCAACCGCGACGACTTCCGCCGCGATCGCTACGCACTCATCTCCTACGTTGTTAAGCGTAGATACCGCGCTGTTTCGTCGTATAAGCCACACGATCAATCGCCAGCATGTACGCCGCAATGCGGTTGTTCACGCCATGCGCCTCTGCGTATCGAATCACGTCGGAAAAGCTTTGAGTCATAAGGCGATCGAGCCGGTCATTTACTTCATCTTCCGTCCAGAAGTAGCCCATGCGATCCTGCACCCATTCGAAGTAGCTGGCAGTGACGCCACCCGCATTCGCAAGAATGTCCGGCACGACGAACACGCCATTCTTCTCCAGGATGTCGTCCGCTGCAGGCGTCGTGGGACCGTTCGCGCCTTCCACAAGAATCTTTGCTTTCACTGCACCGGCATTGCGGCTGGTGATCACATTCTCATGCGCTGCGGGAATCAGAATCTCGCACTCAGCGGTCAACAGTTCTTCGCTATTCGCCTCGGATGCGCCACTGAAATTGCGAATCGAACCGTTCTTCTTGCGATGCTCGACCAATGCAGGAATGTTGATGCCGTCCGCGTTATATAGACCACCATCCCACTCCGCGATGCCGATCACCTTGTAGCCTTTTTCGCGCAACAACAGAGCAGCATTCGATCCCACATTACCAAATCCCTGAACGACTACGCGGCAATCCGCAGGCTTCATATTCAGGTACTGCAGAGCCTGATCGCAGGCCACGGAGACACCGCGCCCTGTTGCCGCTGAACGCCCACGCGAGCCGCCAATATTGATAGGCTTGCCCGTCACCACACTGGTAACGGTCTGCCGCATATGCATGGAGTAGGTATCCATGATCCACGCCATCGTCTGTTCGTTCGTATTTACGTCCGGTGCAGGAACGTCCTTCTCCGGGCCAAACACGTCGATCATCTCGGCGGTATAACGACGCGTCAGCCGCTCCAGTTCCCCCTGGCTCATTTTCTTCGGATCACAAATGACGCCGCCCTTTGCGCCACCGAACGGGATATTCACCACGGCGCACTTCCACGTCATCCAGCTTGCCAGCGCGCGTACCTCGTCCAACGACACATCCGGCGCGTACCGAATACCGCCCTTTGCAGGTCCTCGCGCCATCGAATGCTGCACACGATAGCCAGTGAAAACCTCAATACGGCCATCGTCCATCATTACCGGGAAGTGCACAATGATCTCGCGATTCGGCTGGCTCAACACTTTCCAGATCCCTGCGTCCAGATCCAGTTTCTTTGCCGCAAATTCAAAGCGGGCGGCCTGAGCCTCCCACGGGTTCATTTCCTTTTCCAAAGCTGCTTCTGCTGCAGCCTGTTCCAGATCAGCCGTTACTGCCATACTTCTACGCCTTCTTTCCTTCGTCTCCTCCGGTCACGCAGGGCCGCAGAAGACCACTTCAGTTGGACGCCTCAAAACCTGCCACAGGTGCATGAACAATCCGCGACATACGGCCATTTGGCGGCCAAACCGGCGAAGTATAAGCATCCAGCCAAACAATGAGCAAGGCATGCCAGGCGCTGTGTATCGTATCGGCTAACAGCGTTTAATCTTCTTGCGGAGGAATTTCGCACGTGCCACGGTACGCCTATCAGCTCCGCATCCGCGAAGGCTGCGAAGACGAATACGATCGCCGCCATGTGGCCGTCTGGCCGGAGTTGCTAAAAGACCTTGCAGACGCAGGCGTGCACGAATACTCCATCTTCCGCCGCGACCAGCAACTGTTCCTGTACCTTCACGTGGATAGCTTCGATGCCTTCCTCGCCCGCATGGCAACCAGCGAAGCGAACAAGCGTTGGCAGGCCATGATGGCCGACATCTTTGAACCCGTACCCGATCTTGCACCGGGCGAACGTTACGCCATGATGCCCGAAGTCTTCTACATGCCCGGCCACCCCGAAGGAACCGAATGAACGACGCACAGCAAAAAGTCTTTGCCGCACTCGACCACTTCCGCATCGAGCTTCCCTCCTGGGGATTCGCCAACACCGGTACACGCTTCGGCAAATTCATCCAGCCCGGTGCCGCCACCAACATCGCGGAAAAGTTTGCAGATGCGGGCATGGTGAACAAGCTCACCGGCGTAGCACCCACCGTGGCGTTACACGTTCTTTGGGATCTGCCCAAGGGTGAAGGCTCCGTCAACGAGATTCGTCAGCTTGAACAACAGCATGGTATCCGCTCTGGCTCCATCAATCCAAACCTGTTTCAGGATCAGGTGTACAAGTTCGGCTCGCTCTGCAACCCGGATCCCTCCGTCCGCAAACAAGCCACCGATCACATGATTGAAAGCGTGCAGATTGCCAAAGCACTCGGCTCGCGCGACATCTCCCTGTGGCTCTCCGATGGCGCGAACTATCCCGGCACGCAAAGCATTCAACGCCGTATTGGTTGGCTGACCGAGGCTCTCGCTGCAACGCACGCAGAGCTCGCGACAGACCAGCGCCTTCTCGTCGAATACAAACCCTTCGAACCAGCCTTCTACTTCACTGACCTCGCGGATTGGGGCATGGCGTACACGATGGCCAAGCAGGCAGGCCCACAGGCCGTCGTGCTCGTCGATACCGGCCATCATGCTCTGGGCACCAACATTGAACAGATCGTGGCGTGGCTGCTGCATCTCGGCGCGCTCGGCGGCTTTCACTTCAACGATCGCAAGTTCGCCGACGATGACCTCACTCTCGGCTCCATCGACCCGTATCAGGTCTTCCGCATCTTCCACGAAATTCACGCACACACCGCCAGCGGCGGTCGCAGCGACATCGCCTACATGATCGACCAGAGTCACAACCTGAAGGGCAAGATGGAAGCGATGGTGCAGACCGTCGCCACCGCCCAGGAGCTCTATGCCCGTGCCGCACTCGTGGACCAAGCAAAGCTCTCAGAACTGCAGGACGCCTGTGCGTTGGTGGAAGCTGAGGAACTCTTCCGCAACGCATTCTTCACCGACGTTCGTCCGTTGGTGCAGGCGTGGCGCTCCTCCAAAGGCCTGCCAGCCGATCCGCTTGTCGCACTGAAGGAAAGTGGCTATGTGGACACCATCAGCCGCGAGCGAGCCGCAAAGAACGCCAGCAGCGGGGGCTCGTACGCCTGAGCCGCCCACGGAGTCATGGTCTAAGCTCAAAGCAGATGCAGACGCAGGAAGAACAGCTTTACACCACCAATAGACCTCACCCCAAGGTATGGATTGCCAGCACTGCGGCGATCCTCTTGCTGCTCTCTCTGCCGTCCATTCTGCCGCCGGACGGCCAGACTCACTCCGGCCAGTTCCTTGGTCGTTTCCATGTCGGCCTGATTCATCTGCCTATTGGTCTGCTGTTCCTGGTTCCTGTCTTTGACCTTGCCGCAAAGAAGCGCCCCGCGCTGCAGCAGGCAGCATCGATCACGCTCAACATCGCAGCCGTGACAGGCTTCCTCTCTGCACTGCTCGGAATCGTCCTGGCACACGCCGGGGCCTTCTCTGCGGATCAGGTACGCACGCATCTGTGGACCGGAATCGTGCTCGCCGTCGCAGCCATCGTCCTCACCATGCTGCGCACGTTCCTTCCTCAGCGAGCATTGCTGAGCATCCCTCTCGCTTTGCTTACCCTCTGGACCGCCCACACCGGCGGCAAAATCGTCTATGGCGACGACTGGCTCACAGAGTTCGCACCACACCTGGCGCCATCGCGCAGCTATCCTGCAGTCGATCCAGAAGGCGTCTATGCAAAACAGGTGCAGCCCATCCTGAACGCCAACTGCGTAAAGTGCCATGGCTCTACGGAGCGCAAAGGAAATCTTCGCCTGGATAGCTACGCGCACCTACTGGATGGTGGCTCCAGCGGCGACATCGTGAGCGCGGGTCATCCCGAACGCAGCATCCTGCTGCACCGCATCACTCTTCCTCCAAACGACCCGAAGCTGATGCCCAAGAAGGGCGAACCGCTCACCACGGCGGAAATCGAAACCCTCCGCGCATGGATTACTGCTGGAGCTTCACCATCCGCCACGCCAACCACACAGCCATGAGACACGAAAGGCCCCGCGACGGGGGATCGCGGAGCCAATGCGTTCGTGTCTGGAGAAGGGTTACTTGGTAAAGATGTCTCCGTCGTTATGTGCCTGGCGATTCATCCCGCGACGTGCGGAATCCTCCGCAGCGCGATCGATGCCCGATTGGTGTCCGCTCTCGGCACGTTCCAGCGAATTCACACCCGGACGCGCTGGCGTATCTGGCGTGTTTACCTTTTCCTTTGCAACTCCCTCGCCTTCACCTGCAAATCCATTTCCAGTCAAACCGCTCATTGTCCGTCACCTCGCCCAACATAGACGCGTAGACCCAGGGATTGGTTTGCCACGCCATTCCACGGCAACCCAGCAAACCGCATGAAACATTCGCAAGCGAGCTAACATGAAACAGATGAGAAACTTCCTCGAAGAAGCGAAAGCGCTCCATGACAGCGGCATCGTGCTGGACGGCCATGCAGATACGCCTCAACGCTTCGTCGACGAGGACTGGAACTGGGTTGGTTCACCGCTTGGGATGGGTCAACTCTCTGCGGAGACAGCCAACGAAGGACATCTGCATGGAGGGTTTCTCATTGCATGGCCGGAGCCCGATGCCTGGACAGGAAAGTTCGCCGAACGCACCCGCACTCTCATCGCCGGTATTCATCAGCAAGCCGCGAAGCAGCCGGAAGCCATCACCATATGCATCACCGCAGAGGAAGTACGCAACGCCAAACATAACGGCCAATACGCTGCGCTGATTGGTATCGAGGGTGGCCACGCTATCGAAAACAGCCTCGACAACCTGCGTGAATTCCATTCCAACGGCGCGCGCTACATGACCCTCACCTGGGCCAACGCGAACGACTGGTGCGGCTCCAGCGGCTTTGGGGGCGACGGCGGCTTAACCGCCTTCGGTCGCAACGTGGTCCGCGAGATGAACCGCCTCGGCATGCTTGTGGACGTCTCCCACGTCAGCGATGCCGCCTTCCATGACGTTCTGGAAACATCATGGGCGCCGATCATCGCCTCACATTCGTCGTCACGCCACATCTGCCAGGCAGCCCGCAACCTTACCGACAACATGGCGCGGAGACTCGCGGCCAAAGGCGGCATAGTGATGGTGAACTTCTTCGCAGGCTTCCTTAGCGACGCATGGCGTGAAGCCTGGAATGCGATGAAGCCAGAGCGAAATGCCGCGCTCGACAAGGCCCGCGAGCAATTCCGCGCACAGGGGAAGCCGTTCCTTTTCTTTGATGAACTCGCAATCGAGCGCGAGTTCGCCCGCCGCATCCCACCGGTTCCCTTGTCAGTCCTGGTCGACCACTTCGACCATCTGTTGCGCGTCATCGGACCGAAACATGTCGGCATTGGTTCCGACTTCGACGGCATCTCCCTCTCGGTAGAAGGCATGGAAACTGCCGCCGATTTGCCGAAGCTTACTGCCGCACTTCTGGAACGGGGATGGTCCGCTGACGACCTTCGCGGGCTACTGGGCGAAAACCTTTTGCGTGTGCTGAAACAGGCCGAGGACTTTGCCGCCGCGTGACCGGTTCCACCGCGCAGCGTATTCTGGATTACGGCATGATGTTCCGACTTGCGCCCCTATCTCTCTTCGCGATTCTCGCCGCTGCTCCGGTAGCGGCACTGGCACAGGCAGGGTCCCCTGTACCGCCTGCCCAGCAGCAGAATCCTCCGGCAAAGCCTGCGGACGACCTGCCGGATTCACCCGGAGCCGCCGAAGGCCTCGGCGTTCCGCCTGCACCGAACGGCCCTACGGCCGTCATTGACACCACGATGGGTCGCCTGACCTGCCAGTTCTTCCAGACTGAGTCACCCAAGACTGTGGAGAACTTCATCGGTCTGGCCACTGGCACCAAGGACTTCACCGATCCCTCAACCGGCCAGAAGATGCACGGTGTGCCCTTCTACGACGGCACTACCTTCCACCGCGTCATTGCCAACTTCATGATCCAGGGCGGCGACCGCGCTGGAACGGGCGCTGGCGACGCTGGCTACTACATCGGCGAAGAGCGTTCCCCCGGTCTGCGTTTTGACCGGGAAGGTCGTCTTGCCATGGCCAATGCTGGCCCCAACACTGGCAGCACGCAGTTTTTCATCACTGAAGCGCCCGTTCCGGAACTGAACGGGAAACACACCATCTTCGGTCAGTGCGATCCGCATTCGGTGCTGGTCGTGCAGTCCATCGCCCGCGTGGAAAAGAACTCGCAGGATAAACCTGTAACGCCCGTGACAATCAAGCACGTCACAATTGTTCCGGAGGGTGGCACCATTCCGCCGGATCCAATGGCGACCCAGCCTGCCACACCTGCAGCGCAGTAGGCATCCAACGTCGTACAGCAATAGAAAGGAAACACCCATGGCAGATCGCACACCAGGTACCTACGCCGTCTTCAACACCAGCGAAGGCACCATCGTCACGCGTCTCTTTGAGAAGGATGCACCGGAGACCGTTGCCAACTTCATCGGCCTGGCTGAGGGCACTAAGAAGTGGGAGAGCCGCAGCAAGAAGGGCGACAAGCTCTATGACGGCACCATCTTCCACCGCGTAATCCCTGAGTTCATGATCCAGGGCGGCGATCCGGAAGGCACCGGCATGGGCGGCCCCGGCTATCGCTTTGCAGACGAGACCAAGGGCTCGCCGCACGGCTTCCAGGAGACCGGCAAGCTGGCCATGGCGAACGCTGGCCCCAACACCAACGGCTCGCAGTTCTTCATTACCGTTGCTCCTACCACCTGGCTCACCGGACGCCACACCATCTTCGGTGAAGTCGTGGAAGGCTACGACATCGTGGAGAAGGTCAGCAAGGTCGCACGTGATGGCATGGACCGCCCCAAGAAGCCCGTCGTACTCGAATCGGTAGTTATCGAGCGCGTCTAGCTCACAAAGCACAGCAAGGAAACGGCCCGCATCTGCGGGCCGTTTTTCTGTTTGCTACACAGTCGGAGCGGGCTTACCGTTGCTTCCTCGAACAATCTTGCTCTGGTCAAACAAGCGCAGCACGGGAAAGTCGATATCCGTTCGCGCGACCTTCCAGAAGTAGTTGGTCAGGAAGTTCAGAATCAGGTGACCGAAGACCTCCGCAATATCTTCATCACTCCAGCCAGCAGCTTTCACCGCGTCCACCTCTGCATCTGTAAGGTCGCCCTTGTAGCGAACAACAAGCAGAACAAAGTCGAGCAACGCCTGCTCCTTTGCATCGCTGGACTTACCATGCCGTGCCAGCTCAATATCCTCATCGGTTAGCTTCTGCTGCTTCGCCACCGCTGCCAGAAGCGAGATGCAGTATTCGCAGCCATTCTCTTCTCCAATCGCCAAGCCAATCTTTCGCGCCAGCTGTTTGCTGAATCGGCCCTCGGTCAGGTTCTGAAATAGCGTCAGGTAGCTGCTCATCATGGCGGTGGAATTGGTCATTGCCGACATGAGCAGAGGATGCTTTCCGAACTTCGCGCGCGTGGCGTCGAAGATCTCCTTCTGGGCTTGGGTGGCGGTTTCCGGGGTGAGTACATGAATGCGAGCCATGAGTGACGTCTCCTTGATTTATACCGATCGTTCGGTTTCATTCATAGATATCTCCACACGAGAGTCATGTCAATTGGAACTTTACCGAATGTTCGGTTATCGTAGAGGCAGGAGAGCGGCAATGCCCCAGGTTCGAAAAATAGAAGACGCGGAGTTGATGCAGCGATTGGCGCGCATCTTCAAAGACGTGGGCTATGAAGCTGCGTCTCTGGCGGTTCTGGCCAACGCCACCGGCCTAAAGAAGGCGAGCCTCTACCACCGCTTTCCCTTGGGCAAAGAGCAGATGGCGGAAGAAGTATTGGCCTTCACAAATCAAATTCTCGACACACACGTATTCCCGGTGCTTAGTGACGTAACGCGGCCGGAGAAAAAGATGAGTTCGTTTGTCCGGGTAATCGACGAGTTCTACCTGAACGGCAACGAATCCTGCCTGCTGAATCTTCTTTGCCCGCCGCGTGGCGAAGAGAGCGCTCGCGCCAAGGCCATCGCTGCCACGTTCAAGCGATTGATCGATGCATTGACGCACGTCGCAGAAGAAACAGGAGCCCCAAAGAAGCTGGCAAAAGCCCGAGCGGAGCATGCACTAGTCGAACTGCACGGGGCGCTCGTACTCGCTCGTGCAACCGGAGACGACAAGGTCTTCCAGCGCATGCTGACTCGCCTTCCCACGATCATCCTGACAAGCGATTCATAAATACAAAAGAAATGGCCCACTTCGGCAGGCCATTTCTTTTGCGAATCGCGATTCATCACATCTCACAAGCCGACGTGTCGTTCTATTTCTGACCGACGTGTTCCGCCAGAAACTCACGCATCGACGCTGAGATCTCCTGCAAATGAGTCTCAAGAGCAAAGTGTCCTGTTGGAAGGAGCGTCACCTTAGCGTTCGGAATATCTTTTTTGAACGCTTCTGCTCCAGCAGGAATAAAGTATGGGTCGAACTTTCCCCACACCGCGAGCAGCGGAGGTTTCGCAGTGCGAAAGTACTCCTGAAACTTGGGGTACAGTTTCACGTTGTTGGCGTAATCGAGGAAGAGATCGAGTTGAATATCTACGTTCCCCGGACGCGCCAGCAACGCAGCATCCAACGTGTAACTTTCCGGCTTGATCAGGCTTGGGTCCGGTATTCCAACGGAATACTCATGACGCATTCCTTCGAAATTCAAACCGGCGCGGATTGCGTTCCGATTCTCCATCGTTGGTTCGCGCCAGTAGCGCTGAAGGGGCTGCCACGCATCGCCCAGGCCTTCTTCGTAAGCATTGCCGTTCTGAGAGACGATGGCCGTCACCCGCTCAGGAGCCATCAACGCCAGTCGGAAGCAGTGGGCGCTCCGTAATCAAAAACGTACATCGCGTAACGGTTTAGCTTCAGAGCCTCAGTGAACGCGAAGATCGTCTTTGCCAACGCCTCGAAGGTGTACTTATAACCGCGACTCGCAGGGACTTCAGTAAAGCCGAAACCCGGCAGGTCTGGAGCGATCACATGGTAGCGGTCGGCAAGGCGCGGAATCAGTTCCCGATATTGAAACGATGACGTGGGAAATCCATGAAGCAAGAGGACAACCGGAGCGTTGGAGGGGCCTGCTTCGCGATAAAACACATTCACGCCATCGACTTCAACGCGATGGTGAGAGGTGAGCGGAATATTTGGAAGGTCAGTCATAGAGTTTTCCTTCGGAACGTTGACTTGCTGATTGAAATTGAACAAGGCAATCTTGCGACGAAACGCATCAACACCGAAAACAGCGGATGCCACGAAGCTGCGGCGATCAAAGTTCAAGGGGCACCTACTTTTGCTGCTTATCGTTGAGGGACTGCGAACGCGACTACGTCCGCTGCAGCCGCTCATACAATACGCCGTACCAACTACCAGGGATATGAACCGTCCTTGTGAAAGAAACCGCCCGTGGAGCTGTCGTCAGGCTGTTGAGCAAATCGCACAATTGCCTCTGCGCCTTCTTCGATGGTCTGCGTACCGCTGTTACCGTTCAGGTCCGTAGCGGTGTAGCCGGGGCAGATAGAGTTCACCTTGATCTTCGTATCGCGCAGCTCCCATGCAAGGTCAACAGTGAACATATTCAGCGCTGCTTTTGATGCGTTGTATCCAAGTGGCTTCACGGGATAGAACGGCGAGTTTGCATCGCTGTTAAGTCCAAGAGAGCCCAGGCCGCTGGAGACATTGATGATGCGTGCACTTTCCGCGCCGCGCAGTAGCGGCAACAGCGGCTGCGTGAACTCCACAGTGCCGAAGAAATTAATTTCGAAGGTGCGCTTCAGCGCTTCGCTGGTGACCGTGCTTGCTGGACTATCACCGCCCGTCAAATCGAAGATGCCAGCATTGTTGATGAGCACATCCAGATGGCCAAATTCTTTCTGTATCTGACCGGCCAGCGCTGACGCTGTCTCAGCCGCACGATCCAGATCGGCGACAACATAGCGAACATCTAAACCCTCGCTACGAAGCTTCGCCGCAGCTTCTTCGCCACGCTTGGCATCGCGAGCGCCCAGCAGAACGGTAAACCCAGCGTGGCCCAACTGCCGAGCCACTTCAAACCCAATGCCTTTGTTCGCGCCTGTGATTAGAACAACCTTCGACATGCTGTCTCCTTGTGCTTCATGAGCAGGAGTTAGACGCGACGGAAGAAGCCGGGATTCGTCTTTCTTCGAATGCCGGCAGACACGACCTAAAGTGGCTTGCCAATCTCCCACCGATGGCCGAAGGGATCCATCAACGAACCGTCACGCCATCCATAGTCGTGGTCCTGCATGGGCGAGCGAACAACCGCGCCAGCAGCCACAGCCTGATTGAATACCGCGTCTGGATCGTCAACGATAAGCATCAACCGTACCGCAGTCCCACCGAGCAGCGCAGGCGAGGGATTGCCGATCGCTTCATCTGCGGGATGCACCCAGAACTCAATGCCGTGTACGAGGAGCTGCGCCACCATGTCGTCGGCAGGAGGCGTGGCCCAGCCAGTTTCAGCGCCGAATGCTTTCCCATAGAAAGCAATGGCGTCTCGGACATCCCCAGGAATATGCAGCATGGCTGAAAAACGGGCGGTCATAAGAACACCAACATACTCTTGTCTTGAGACGGCGAGCAAAATAATCTCTCGTGAACTGTGGCGTTGCATCTCTGCGAAACTCGCGCCGCTCCAGAAAGCACGTGTCATCAGTTCTGTGCGTGAACACACAACCGATGACACGAAGAAGAGAACCTTGTGTCAGACAGTTTCAACCAAAATCACGAATCAAAGTCCGCGTTTGAAATACGCAATTACATCCGCCCGTTCCTGTGCTTTGGGAAGATGAAAGTCCATCTGGTTCCCGGGCACCACGGTATCCGGGTCATTCAGCCATTTCTCTAACGTCGCTTCGTTCCATGTGATGCCCGACGCATGCAACGCCTCGGAATACCGGAAACCCGCAACGCTTCCAGCTTTGCTACCAAACACACCGGCCAGTGGAGGCCCCTCTCGATTCCCTCCTACTGCGTGGCAGCCAGTGCATCGCTTTTGAAAGACCAACTTCCCACGTGCCGCGTCGCCATCAGCATGTGTCTCGACCTGTGAGGCGGTATCAGCTTGCATGCCCGCCAGTGCAGCAATATCTACCGGTGTGAGTTGCGACTCCCAGTGAAGAATGAGGTACTGCAACGGCGCCATCTCTCCGTTCTTCGCCTCATGAATAATCTTTCCAATCATCACCTGTTGATCATCGGGCGACATCTGATCCCAAAGCGACAGGTTCATCTTCTTCCGGGCCTCGACAACATCCCGCTCCATCAGCCATGACCCCGGAGCAAGTCGAGCGTAGATAGGCCAGCGCGTTTCATTCGAATGGCAGTTGGCACACTTGGCAATTAAAACGGCCTTCGCCTCTTCTGGCATCGAGGCATGAGTCAACAACGTGTCGAGCCCTTTCGATGGCTCGACACGTGGATTCCCAAAGGGATGAAACAATCCCAAACCAATAACCAGGGTTACAAGCAACACAATTAGTACAATGGAATACTTCAAGCGCCCTCCGCCAGTGTGTGGTCCACAACAGCAAGGTGGCTAC contains the following coding sequences:
- a CDS encoding alpha/beta hydrolase, with translation MAPERVTAIVSQNGNAYEEGLGDAWQPLQRYWREPTMENRNAIRAGLNFEGMRHEYSVGIPDPSLIKPESYTLDAALLARPGNVDIQLDLFLDYANNVKLYPKFQEYFRTAKPPLLAVWGKFDPYFIPAGAEAFKKDIPNAKVTLLPTGHFALETHLQEISASMREFLAEHVGQK
- a CDS encoding alpha/beta fold hydrolase, yielding MTDLPNIPLTSHHRVEVDGVNVFYREAGPSNAPVVLLLHGFPTSSFQYRELIPRLADRYHVIAPDLPGFGFTEVPASRGYKYTFEALAKTIFAFTEALKLNRYAMYVFDYGAPTASDWR
- a CDS encoding VOC family protein, which gives rise to MTARFSAMLHIPGDVRDAIAFYGKAFGAETGWATPPADDMVAQLLVHGIEFWVHPADEAIGNPSPALLGGTAVRLMLIVDDPDAVFNQAVAAGAVVRSPMQDHDYGWRDGSLMDPFGHRWEIGKPL
- a CDS encoding heme-binding domain-containing protein; translated protein: MKYSIVLIVLLVTLVIGLGLFHPFGNPRVEPSKGLDTLLTHASMPEEAKAVLIAKCANCHSNETRWPIYARLAPGSWLMERDVVEARKKMNLSLWDQMSPDDQQVMIGKIIHEAKNGEMAPLQYLILHWESQLTPVDIAALAGMQADTASQVETHADGDAARGKLVFQKRCTGCHAVGGNREGPPLAGVFGSKAGSVAGFRYSEALHASGITWNEATLEKWLNDPDTVVPGNQMDFHLPKAQERADVIAYFKRGL
- a CDS encoding TetR/AcrR family transcriptional regulator translates to MSDVSLIYTDRSVSFIDISTRESCQLELYRMFGYRRGRRAAMPQVRKIEDAELMQRLARIFKDVGYEAASLAVLANATGLKKASLYHRFPLGKEQMAEEVLAFTNQILDTHVFPVLSDVTRPEKKMSSFVRVIDEFYLNGNESCLLNLLCPPRGEESARAKAIAATFKRLIDALTHVAEETGAPKKLAKARAEHALVELHGALVLARATGDDKVFQRMLTRLPTIILTSDS
- a CDS encoding SDR family oxidoreductase, whose product is MSKVVLITGANKGIGFEVARQLGHAGFTVLLGARDAKRGEEAAAKLRSEGLDVRYVVADLDRAAETASALAGQIQKEFGHLDVLINNAGIFDLTGGDSPASTVTSEALKRTFEINFFGTVEFTQPLLPLLRGAESARIINVSSGLGSLGLNSDANSPFYPVKPLGYNASKAALNMFTVDLAWELRDTKIKVNSICPGYTATDLNGNSGTQTIEEGAEAIVRFAQQPDDSSTGGFFHKDGSYPW